The region GGAAATtttaaaacacacacacacacacacacaaaaaaaagcaGATCAATCATTAAGCAAAATCGAAGAAACAAAAAATGATACTCACCATGTCGATCAaggttcaaaatttttaaaaataattaataaaaatcctAGAGAATTTGCTTATAGAATTTTCGGCGGCTATTTTGgcttaattttactttttatatttgcAAGGCAGAAAATAAGAAGGAAAAAGGCGGGCCGACGGCTGGTTGGTTTTTGAATTGGGCCTTTATCTAAATGTATACTTAGTTCCCAAAAGCCACACTAGCACAGACCATTTTAATTTGGGTAAACTACCTAGttggtcactcaacttttcaGGAGCTTTCATTTTGGCTACCAAAaatgaaattcttgcaatttCATCACCCAATTTTAAGGatgctttcattttagtcactcaatcaTTATATTTCTAGTGGTGGTTAACTGTACACAACACATTATGTTTATACTTTCATTTTGTCACCCAACTTCAATGTctctttcattttggtcacccaatttttttttaattgttgatTGGGTGAcaaaaatgaaagtgtaaacatgaGGTAGCGTGTACAGTCAACCGCAATTAGAGAATTAATgcttgggtgactaaaatgaaaatacttTAAATTTGGATGCCAAAATTACAAgaattttattttggtcacccaaaatgAAAGCGCCCTAGAAGTTGGTTGAGTAACTAGGTAGTttactcttttaaatttttagaaaggGGTAAAATAATTCTTGACCCCTGAACTTGGCAACTAGATCTACTTTGGTAAATGTACTTTTTTTGTCCACTTTGGTCCTTAAACTTGGTAACTAGATCTATTTTGGTTATTGAACTCAAATTTTGTCAACATGTGATGATGTGACTAGTGTTACTGGAACAGAACTGGATTGAAAAAATCGAGAACTAAATGAATATAATGGTTCAAAAAAAAGGGTTGAACCTATTGACTagaaaattgtttgaaattggtaaaaattaaaaattgagaaaaaattgacaattgaacaagttgaattggtttaataatttttttttagatttttatgaatttttaattatttatttaataattgttgGTCTAACGATCGAACTAGTTGAATTGAAAACTAATAGTTGACATGTTCAACCACAAAAGGAGTTCATGGATCAGGTTAGGTCGAGTTCGGGTTCGGGTTCGGGTTGAACCTAAATATAATATTAGCACACTTTATACTTGCCTAAGCCCAGCCTAACCTGAAATACAAGCCTAAAAAATTTTGTGCAAACTCACCTATATTTGTAAATGGTCAACCTAAGCTTATTTTAGACTCGtccatattattttaaaaataaaatatatattttgttatcttaatttaatagttaataattttatatatttttatttgttacatattttatgtagtcatcttaacattttttaatggTTACATTGTAggaatattatatatttagtatagatttattttttatgtgttacaaattacatagtatataaaaataacataatataaagcattacaaacttaaaaaatagGTCAAGCTtgagccttgaatgttcaagcccaCTCCCAACCATATTTTAATGGGCCTAATTTTTagcccaaacccatttttcgagcttaatatttttacccaaaccctctcaaaTTTCGAGCGAGCCTTCGAGCCTGAATGGGTAGTTCGATCTGTGAATAGGTCTATCAACCACCTGTCTGATTATTAAAATACTGAAAATGACACTCTAAGGTTGTACCACATCattacttgaaaattaaaaaaatatctcaGAGTGCTACATCATTAGCTTCtatatttttcaagtttagggacCAAAATGGATTTAGTTGTCAAGTTCAATTGTCAAAGTGGACCAAAAAAATACAAATGCCAAAATGAACCTAGTTGCCAAGTTCGAGGGCTAAAAATCATATTATCCCTTTTAAAAATAAGTAGTTACTTtactaataaataaaaatatatctattGCATTTTTACAAATTACTAACACCGTTATTAATGTAACACTATTTTACATTTCCTAATTATATACATGAacaattatatttatcaaatataaaatgcTAATGAGGCATTGGTTGTGTTAGTGAGTTTGAGGCTCTAAAACTTTGAGTGTTCGAGTTTCACCTTATATAAATCATGTGTAAGCTTCATTTATATTTATTAGGACTTAAATCCCAACTTGTGTAGGTCTTGTCTAGAATTATTTTGATCTAAGTTATGTTGAGTCTTATTATTTGCaaagattatttttatttgtaatcaTTTGGATGTATTGTATCTATAATTGTCAATCAGTATTGTTGATACTGACAACTGACTTGGATGAGATAGCTATAGATATGATTGGTCGATTCACCCTAAACGGTGAAAAGTCGTCtatgaaggaagaagaaggacAAAGAGAGTGAAGAGAAGGTTGGTTAGTAAGGAGGGAGATAGATGAAATCTAATGTTGTCAATTACTCGTTTTTCAAGAATGAGAAGGGTTTTATATGGGTAGCCTAATGGAGCCCGTGGTGATCCTTTAGTGGTTGGCGATCCTTTCATGAGCCTTAGATAGGGGACGACGTGATATTATAATATGTGTAAGCGATGGGTAATAACTATCCTGTTAATATGATGACTTTCTTATTAATGTGCAACTTTTTATTCCCTAGGTCCTGAGTGAATAGTGCTTTCAATAGGAGTCAAGGCCCTTATTGTTCGACGAAGGTGATTAGTGGCGAATGTGACATGTGTAACACGTATGGTTGTACATATACTCTTtctcaaataaaaaaacataaaaacaatttGATGAAATGTAATTAATTGAATCAaagtcaaaattttatttatataattacaataatcaaaattcaaatatcacattttacatatttaactttATTGTTTAAGTAGGGTagcattttaaaattaattgtgaTTTAATATTTGATTACAGAGAGGGGAAATTAGGAGGAGAGTTAACCATCATAGAAGCGAGCATAAGCATTTTTATCAGTGCTGTTAACCGCCTTTTGTTTATAGTTTCTTTACACGCTTTCCAATGAATAATATGTTTCTTCCGTATTTATTTTTAGGCTTTCATGAACTTTTCATCATGGAAGTAACGTTTCTCCATTAAAGTTTTCTTACGATAGTTTTGTCTGCTTTTATGGAACAGTTATGTTTGCTTTTATAGCACGGTAGTTTGGGTTTCtgtatggttttttttattttctgagcGTTTGGGAGAAAAAGGGTAAAATCGCGGTTTGACGATTTATTCAGTGGTTACGGTGGCGATTTTGGTAGTGCTATCCATAGAGGATGGGGAATTTGACGTGTGGCATATCGATTCTGGCGAGGTGGTGGAGGAAATCAGGCAATGGGTTGTAGGAGTAGCCTTGTCGTTAAACGCTGTGGTGGGTTGAGTGGACTTCAAATCGCCGAGGATGTTGCCACTATATCAATGAGTGGATACGGGCTGAATGCTATCGTATTGGAGCAGAACGAGGGCAGATTGGGGGTGAAGAGATGGTGGTGGACCTTGCTAGAGTCGGGGTCTCTCATCATTCATTTGTCACAGGAGAAATGTGGTATCAATAGAGCTCTGTACGTATCAATGTGAAAATGTTAGTTTGCACAAGGGGCAACTCAAACAACGGTTGGATGCGCATGGATCTTCCCTTTCGCAGGATGTTAGTTAGAGAAGGGGACCCCGGTCGTTCTTTTATTGTAAAAGATGAACGAAAAAAAAATATCCACAGAGGTGATGTGGTAGATGGGTCAGGCCTGAGGGTGATGGTGGTGGGAGACGGAGGATTAGAATGGATCTCAACTGTCAGGATGCTTACCATTGGTTGGTTTACTGTCGGATGCTTCTGTCACCGTTTGCAACTAGCAACGGATGTGGACAGAGGTGAATTTAGGAGCTTTTTAGTTTCTTGGTATTCTAGTTTTTAGATGAGCAAAGTTCAAGTGTGGCTAGAACCTATGCTTTTCTTTTGACGTTTTCTTTTTAAGTGCTAAGGTTTGTATTTTATTTGgctgtttttaattttaattctcatTTGTAAAACGTTGTCATATTGCTTCAATAAAGATGTCTAGcctttgttaaaaaaattttaattatatgtattctTTTATAACTTCAATGagaaactaattaaataatattaaattatttattcatacacatcaattaaaattaaatgaagtcATACGAGGtacatactaaataataaaatatttacaataatcATTTAAAGATGTAATGAACACGAATCCTACTTGGTGGTTTAGGAAAGTTCACCCATAGATGATAGAACTTATCCGGGTTTGAGCTTTTAGGGgtgaatatttaattaaatcaattcgaatcgagtgaaaaaattttgagttgatgaatcctattgtattatctatttaaaaaatttctgaatcaagtcgagtgaaatgaaattcgagatgaatcgaatcaagtgaaattattcaatttaaattttaaaaattaaacatgtaaaattaaaatagtgtTACAATATAGCTAATgtcatgttagagcacataaatttgaaattacataaatttaaaatctcTTTCAAAAAAAGAtaagatactttagtatgataaatataaattagtaatttacttgtttaggtccttaaaattattgttttagattttttttaattttaactttttatatattctttaaaatttttaattttatattttataaaaaaatatgaaattttggatttttataaatattttgaattgtaaaaattattttaaattttttgaaaattattttgatatttgttcTAATTTAGgactaatttgcttattttcgAAATTGACAGCTACTAAAGGAGTATTTACATCAACatgttatttgagttattcgaattattcaagttatttgaattctaaaattcaacttgactcgaactcgaaaaatcatattaattatttgagTTGACTCGAGAAACCAAATAATTCTATTCGatgaactgaattttttttttcaattttttcaagttGAATTGAGTTCTGCTCACCCGTACATTTATTGCACACTTTGGCACTCATTTAATTAAGCATTTTTGGGGAAATTATCTTTGATGTAAAGTGAGAATATTGAGAGAATGAATGAATGTAACAATTGAAGACAACAATGAAGTTGCAAAAGTAGATTGTGTAATGCCCATAAAATTATGATACTTTAGCATGacattaatttcattataggttcttatTATATTTACTCtcttttatacaatatttagTACTACCAATAATACctcctcaacccttaaataggagaatGATGCGCTTTAATGCATTCAAACTCACGTCTTCTTACACTAACAACAACGTCAATGCAAATCTCTAATTTATTAGTATTTAATATCTAAAAAATTAGTTGTTGAAGCCAGATAAGTGTTATTaacaaataaaacaaagcatgtaatttatatataatcaCATTTTTTTGACACACCGTTTATTTCTTAAgcaaaaacatataataatatatgctACTCCCTTTATAAATTATACCAActaaaatgtcacatttattGCAATAATTTATAACAACATTTTCATAATTGTGAATTACATATACGAAATAATTGTAAATCGCgttaaataattcaattaatattaaatttccttaattaatatattacctttgcatattatttcaattaacattCCATATTTCAACAACTAATTCCATTTatctcatttaatttatttaaattatatttaataaaaaaattattgattatAATAGTATATGTTACTCTTTTTCATcaactaaaatgtaatatttattgCAATAATGCATCATGGTTTGTTTACAATTAGATCCGTTCAAGGGTCGGCCGGCCTACtcgaaaagtgggagggtttgtgTAAAAACATAGGTCCATAAGCAAAAAATAAGACCCATTTAGAAAACGAGTCAAGTCTCGGGTAAGACTTTTTTTGCTCAAGCTTGGCCTGGCCCGAcccaaatatgaaaaaaaaactacagcttctttttctgttcttttattgtttttttattattttgttgttattttcttattttttcactattttgctaccatttcacaattatgttgctactattttgttgttattatttggatattatataactcttattttattgttaattttattactattttagaggtatttgcatGTTAAGTTACacatatcttagtgttatttaagtatatatatattttaaaaaatttattttaatgtttttagtatttttgatgtattatatttttaaaaaaattatataaaaaaagtaatgcGGGCGAGCTAGGGCTTTAGGCATTTTATCTGGGctaggcttggacaaaatttgagGCCTATCTATTGAgtcgggcctaaaattttatttgagcCCGGTCCGATCATGGACACCTTTATTTGCAATCAAATCAAGTCAAATAAATCCATTTATAACAACATTTTCTtagttattaaaaaagaaaagaaaacaaaatttgtaGTATGAAATATAAACACAACTTTGTGTTCCTTGTTTAATTTTCTAGCATTGGCAACAGATATAAAGCTTAAGTTAATCTATTTTTTAGGTTTCAGTTTCAACTTGATTTTCTCAACTTCGCTGGTATTAATTTGGAACGCTTTGCTCAATACATCATTAAGAATTGTTGGCGAGGCTGCAAATAGAGTGGCAGCGATGGATTGTGTTCCTGGGAATTGGCTATTGAAGGCAGTAACAACAGCAGCAGGCGTCCACCCAATGTTTTTCTGGAAATGCACCAATCCTTTAGGGAACACAAATATTTCACCCTTTTTAATCACCTTTGATATCAACTTGTTGGATGTAGTTAAGAAGCCAACTTCTAGTTCACCTTCCAAAACAAACACTATCTCTGTTGCTCGTGGGTGGGTGTGGGGAGGGTTGACCCCACCAGGGGCATAATCAATGCGAGACATGGAGACGCCAAGGGTGTTGAGACCTGGAATTTTTTCCACATTAGCCGCTGTGACAAGCGACCCCACAGTGTTGTTTGGGATACTTGGTTGGGCGAATCCAGCAAAGAAGAAGTCATCTGCTCCTATAGTTTTGGGGTTCTTGCAAGGGAACCCATTCATTTTCACTCCTATTTACATTGACACATTATATCATTATGTAAACAAGTATTTAACAAAAACACAGAGCTAATGTCGTATCCAAAAGCCCGCTGCCTATATGTTTTTTAGATTACAAGTAAATAATAAGCTAATTATTATGGTGAGAgtctaaaagaaattatatatatacaagagcaTATTAGCGCATAGTTGACAATACCTGAAGAAAGATCGGCAACACATATATCTTGAAGCAAGTCTGGATCAGCATGGGAGGAACCAAACACTAAAGCAAAAGTTATGAGAAAAATAGATCGAAAAGCCCCCatgtttattgttattgttattgttgttgtGGCTAATGTAATAAAACAAAGGAATAAATAAGAGAACGGAAAGGACAATGAATTAGAAAGAGTTAATGTTGAAtgttgttgttattgttgttgtGGTTGTGGTTAATGTAATAAAACAAAGGGATAAATAAGAGAATAGAAAGGACAATGAATTAGAAAGAGTTAAGGAAGGAGATAATTAGAAGACTAATGGGTGAAGGAGAGAAAGAAGtggaaatcaaatttttaatgaaTGGTTTTTGAGTATTTTGAGTTTTAATACTTGTCTGTAGCATTATTTTTGGGCATGCCATAATTGCTTCAAACAAACtgtatgaaatatttttatttttgtctttgCGTTATCAATTCGATCCTAACCATATAAATATGTAATAGATAACTAAAAATTAAGTAACCATTGTAGACATTTAGGCAATGATGACTATGGTTTTAACCACGAGAGTTAGGTTAGATGACAATAGTCTTTTTTACCTTAACCAGTAGTCGAGGGTTCGATCCTCACCCTGGGTATGGAGCAACTGTAAAATGCATCTATCCTCTTAATGGACCTACAGAATGTGGAGGATTAATTACTGGACTCACTCCAATAAATAcattgagaaattaaaaaaaatgataattatggtttttttcttggtttttggGCTTTGGCCTCTTTGATATCTTTTATTACCCTTCTTTCTATTTATCACACACAACATGTCACATGTTAGAAGTctgtatatttaattaataattaatgttTCACTTTAAATTAGGGTTATAATACTAATAGTCCTAATGATGAtatcattattactattttaaaaaaataatttcataatttaacctctttttttttactttgagttcaaaaatcttgaaaatatttttatatttactttttattttttttataatttttacaattaggGATGAAataactaaatttataaatattgagggttaaatttgttgatttttttagatttaggaccaaattgatataatatataaatattagaggGTCAATTGTGTTATTAGGCCAATAAAACAAAGCCCACATTAGATTTTCGTTAAGCAAGTAATGgaagagtgactaaaatatttaattttaaaaagttgagtaacttaaataaaaaacatttatagttaagtgactaaaataaaataaactgaaTAGTCGGGTGACTATTCTTGTACATTACCCTACTTttacttataataaaaaaattgaaagatataTGGTTTGCTTAAGGAGAAAACCAAGGGAGATTCAACCAATAgagaagagagagaaaaataaaataaaagagaatagaAGAAAAGCAATGAAGAAACGATGGTCACAAGTGGAGgaaggaggaggaaaaagggTGGCACAACAATGGTCAAAACTAGGGTTTTAGGGGGCGGCACAATGAAGAGGATGGAGGAAATAATTGAGAAAATGAGGGAAGAGGAAAGGGGGGGGGACGACAAAGAGATGAGCAAGTGaggctaaaaagaaaaagaaatgcacaATAAATACTAGGGTTAAAAGCAAAATtacaaaagataaaaattatgTGAGGGAAGGAAATCGAACTCAAGTTTGAAGAATTAATTCATTAATCCTTAACAATCAAACTAAAACTCATTTACTAATTAATGTGTAAAGATAACAATAAAATCGGGGCATGACACttaatgttttatatttcttttactaATTTTGCTCTTATTCTTTTTtcgttaaatttatcatttattcttttagaaaaagttaaatttggtcatcaaacttaaaaaaaaagttaaattactattttttttaaaacaaaagtagTTAAACATGTTTACCTACATCAAATCCAGGTGTACTTTCATgctaatttttatgattttttttatatatatgtatattttgaattttagttttttgaatcttttataaattttaattagtgCAATATCAACATGAAGTACACGTAGATTGTTATACGAGTTGCCATGCAAATATTactaaaaattaatgttttagttgacattattattaagaaaaagtgatttgacctttttaataggttaatgatcaaatttaagttgaaaaagaataatgactaaattgacaaaatatgtaaatgtcGAGAGTTAAATTTAGGaatatactctcttttttttaaattttgttt is a window of Gossypium hirsutum isolate 1008001.06 chromosome D08, Gossypium_hirsutum_v2.1, whole genome shotgun sequence DNA encoding:
- the LOC121219920 gene encoding germin-like protein subfamily 2 member 1, which produces MGAFRSIFLITFALVFGSSHADPDLLQDICVADLSSGVKMNGFPCKNPKTIGADDFFFAGFAQPSIPNNTVGSLVTAANVEKIPGLNTLGVSMSRIDYAPGGVNPPHTHPRATEIVFVLEGELEVGFLTTSNKLISKVIKKGEIFVFPKGLVHFQKNIGWTPAAVVTAFNSQFPGTQSIAATLFAASPTILNDVLSKAFQINTSEVEKIKLKLKPKK